One Negativicutes bacterium genomic window carries:
- a CDS encoding UMP kinase: MEKANYKRVVLKLSGEALAGTKGYGIDPIVVDEIAKEIKEIKKTNIEVAIVVGGGNIWRGLAGSSKGMDRATADYMGMLATAMNSLALQDALENCGVDTRVQSAIEMRQMAESYIRRRAIRHLEKGRVVIFAAGTGNPYFSTDTTAALRAAEIEADVILMAKKNADGVYDSDPKFNPDAKKFLELDHMEVLKRGLAVMDSTAISLCMDNKIPIVVFSIDEPGNILKAALGEKIGTVVGGKG; the protein is encoded by the coding sequence TTGGAAAAAGCAAATTACAAGAGAGTGGTCTTAAAGTTAAGTGGAGAAGCTTTAGCGGGTACAAAAGGATATGGAATTGACCCGATTGTTGTTGATGAGATTGCTAAGGAAATTAAAGAAATCAAAAAAACAAATATTGAAGTTGCAATAGTTGTTGGCGGTGGTAATATTTGGCGTGGTTTAGCAGGAAGCTCCAAAGGAATGGATAGAGCAACGGCTGACTATATGGGGATGTTAGCTACAGCGATGAATTCTTTAGCGCTACAAGATGCATTGGAGAATTGTGGTGTTGATACTAGAGTTCAAAGTGCTATTGAAATGAGACAAATGGCAGAATCTTATATTAGACGCAGAGCAATTCGCCACTTAGAAAAAGGACGTGTTGTAATTTTTGCAGCAGGTACAGGTAATCCTTATTTTTCCACAGATACTACGGCGGCATTACGAGCTGCAGAAATTGAAGCTGATGTTATTTTAATGGCTAAGAAAAATGCTGATGGTGTTTATGATTCAGATCCAAAATTCAATCCTGATGCTAAAAAATTCTTGGAATTAGATCATATGGAAGTATTAAAACGTGGCTTAGCAGTAATGGATTCTACGGCGATAAGCTTGTGTATGGATAATAAAATTCCGATTGTTGTATTTAGTATTGATGAACCAGGCAATATTTTAAAAGCGGCATTAGGTGAAAAAATAGGTACTGTTGTTGGAGGTAAAGGTTAA
- the tsf gene encoding translation elongation factor Ts, with product MVTAAMVKELRELTGAGMMDCKKALTETEGNIEKAVDFLREKGLAAAAKKAGRVAAEGVVETYVHGGGRIGVMVEINCETDFVAKTDDFKSLAHDIALQIAAKNPMVVRREEVSEEVLEHEREVLRAQALNEGKPANIVEKMIVGRIEKYYKEICLMEQEFIKDPDKTISQLINEKIAKIGENITVRRFTVYQLGEGIEKKTTDFAAEVMAAVNS from the coding sequence ATGGTAACTGCAGCAATGGTAAAAGAATTGCGTGAATTAACTGGCGCAGGAATGATGGATTGTAAAAAAGCCTTAACTGAAACAGAAGGTAATATAGAAAAAGCTGTGGACTTTTTAAGAGAAAAAGGTTTAGCAGCGGCAGCTAAAAAAGCTGGTAGAGTAGCAGCTGAAGGTGTTGTTGAAACTTATGTTCATGGTGGCGGAAGAATTGGTGTAATGGTTGAAATTAACTGTGAAACTGATTTTGTTGCTAAAACAGATGATTTCAAAAGCTTAGCACATGATATTGCGTTACAAATTGCGGCTAAAAATCCAATGGTTGTTCGTCGTGAAGAAGTGTCAGAAGAAGTATTAGAGCATGAACGCGAAGTATTACGTGCACAAGCTTTAAACGAAGGTAAACCGGCTAATATCGTTGAAAAAATGATTGTTGGTCGTATTGAAAAATATTATAAAGAAATTTGTTTAATGGAACAAGAATTCATTAAAGATCCAGATAAAACAATTAGCCAATTAATCAATGAAAAAATTGCTAAAATTGGTGAAAATATTACTGTTAGAAGATTTACAGTATATCAACTTGGTGAAGGCATCGAGAAAAAGACAACTGATTTTGCTGCAGAAGTAATGGCAGCTGTTAATAGCTAA